Proteins co-encoded in one Apteryx mantelli isolate bAptMan1 chromosome 4, bAptMan1.hap1, whole genome shotgun sequence genomic window:
- the KNL1 gene encoding kinetochore scaffold 1 → MDKIYSDPNMENDNTEHIRGKRLSSILKAPRSPLHDLGNGNEFTQDVNMEKRRKNSRRVSFADTINCRVFQRDLKTNVTERENTECAADTRKQVLLNQNEEPEAVQCEITGMDTLLHAPIQALVQQTEWPDADSTIQKTNRHDTTVIFSDENEMDMTASHTAVITRDLKNNQTDKAEKIDITSFLAGLKSNNGKPEMNKEFHFFCDPTNRSCPSSEEKPDTTTIKKINFNEFLMSLKSNGKVPNPTEGPEKENLFFVPSQVSEDMAQPSVGYVYSHEPEATCNVTKIFRGQDDGMEITKCQASDVKTMFSGICEAPPEQLICADVTEAFVDDGMDMTISHTAKMSFPFSSAENQSLNFKKDFPATELGNNSILKRASNQRLIVQENPQLCTDKKTINVENRLDTTALQTVEQQTRTMSVIPGSILSDTVFRGDKTVVFSMCDDMEITGNYTGIINNESIKEIGSSCSKTIEKTVNTNSLLVENPHPAHDDRGITKSIQSSMSYKNSALVLSSGSDERTEKVTQDHRTASMSAGFDSHANSVSTGICKGRLQHRLANSLLVSLPGEKTVIFSGEDRDLTKTYVVKDERKNIENEFPAGVSTSVTCEPHFLGIKSTSPNLNDQEEMEITKCQAVVMDNQSIGITADAKQMHCKIIPCKNENKNVSEVASSLDMDKENLEVMDIDVNIKSRHSIEMNTKDLEVTVVNKKLGKTNFQASGLSSSAKNVCSLQEQKKEVPKNIVTNNCAFVSLQRQNIEVSQSLQKNLLNASLSCPNDKTDMLSDDQNMDITKTHTAALDVAPVNMVLDYENNHNQSNVISKPLQTKTFLFSGGSDADITVSQTAAIECGDFKMNSNKPTVVPFAPDDSFISSNEPVPSGIKGNEQLGKILGMNTNYQNSDRQGKTNTMEGVNKVLPSEVDSRRDFLTSKTVSSKEDLKDPHSVDRLRLTCTEEPVLANTTEPPKGNSQLPLFLEKSVALSSGENMDLTENCSVKVPDQSINTVLPERKAVPKHVVQDENKTLSLKKEDMMNVNSQEQSGCNVYSLVSVKKMLTVTGSQHLSRLGEKTTVFSDDADMDITRSHTAAAVNKIILQPKSSNSDITLIPEDKTCVFTYSDDMEITRLDTVVVDKSMEKAASCGMLNIANRTGRKSLKGTTGEKTVLFSLSDEKNDMELTQSHTAAIGHEIVSQDKVALFSLSSFHPDKTVMFTSNQADMEMTESCSADKIIPKVLCDDKLNLDKEVGQEALSSSKAAVLVMDDMEITETHDAALQKISLQGRQHNQSVPLTSIDKTIMFTSNQTDMEIAKQVVQDAVSNSKTVIFTLPEDMEITKTHTAVLSDEIDLQDRRSILAISSVPADKTIVLTHSQGDMEITASHTIALNNNIKESENQEVSRKSTQQLDLHSALSASCRDEMYSPCIKDLNDEYHIKSKDKPDCSASSASVFPSEKETIKGHSDAIPDSVYAVSLPEDALDVHAPQNLDLLMDNSVSVNGQDLVHLGKLKSKRMSFKLPGNDVMDCSEGSEDLVSHVSLPIQQSDSLKSAPDALSTQGNRVLKDDSSRHEYLAADLAMDGSRIVSVSNNKSNENEGLSSEGEKLPKDFQANSEQTRQHLVSDIPRDQIDPTVAHELSGILNVCSKLKNIRRKSAVVSVSETTSVDHLPKLSAQSEDTLRFGKNTAKEQNTCLESGAAPIHANLGMTLKDKYQGISVPLGIFLPKLPNRRNPSVSSVQDINTKSPGKVEAPVSEVSPDTGETPDDNNSSGQNLSLSQFIAEEFLPVCPEEMDSNESVSSELEGDYNEINKKEISRNERTQSEKTKACNSPKRALEQDEKDLLQLKKLKKDECLDGEASQDLQDTSGTVSQSQVEIHEGEDPPNQSAKSPDCTQANTSSSLDSVKADTELTIQRSSQMESQLLTDSICEDNLWEKFQNGVITVGEFFTLLQVHIPIQKPRQSHLPANYAVSTPPTPEDLLFSQYVYRPKLRIYEEDCQALSQMIDELKPYASVQDQLLVNVNKSLWEVMRTCSDEELKSFGAELNKMKSYFTKESKILAHNGKVTLYSKLLQSSQEQWEKLQSRIAKMDEILEEADSCLAALEADSGWEECEADCSDEMGEWESKGRNLEEELGTLRAQEEELQRDLSDLETQNEQVLSDINHLQKKEKSCQELLEAYNFTEWEISEWSEQQAVFTFLYDSIEFTVVFGSPIDGEVFGENPCRKIVSMSFESLLDEEKAPLSSCLVQRLIFQFIESQGCWQERCPTLHYLPQVLHDISLVVSRCKVLGEEIEFLERWGGKFNLLKTAINDTKVKLLFSTSTAFAKFELTLSLSANYPSASLPFTVQNQIGNIGEEEISAVLSKVPLGYHYLRRMVSLIHHNLLQDPR, encoded by the exons GATGTCAATATGGAAAAACGTCGGAAAAACTCTCGCCGTGTCAGCTTTGCAGACACCATAAA CTGCAGAGTCTTCCAGAGAGATCTTAAGACTAAtgtgacagagagagaaaatacag AGTGTGCAGCAGATACAAGGAAACAAGTCCTGCTTAATCA AAATGAAGAACCTGAAGCTGTTCAGTGTGAGATCACTG ggatGGACACTTTGCTTCATGCCCCTATCCAGGCATTGGTGCAGCAGACTGAG tggcctGATGCAGACAGCACCATTCAAAAAACAAATAGGCATGACACAACAGTTatcttttcagatgaaaatgaaatggaTATGACAGCTAGTCACACTGCAGTGATTACACGTGACCTGAAAAACAATCAGACTGACAAAGCTGAGAAAATAGATATCACATCATTTCTGGCTGGGTTAAAGTCTAACAATGGAAAACCAGAAATGAacaaagaatttcattttttctgtgatCCTACAAATCGCTCATGCCCATCTTCTGAAGAGAAACCAGATACTACGAcgataaagaaaataaatttcaatGAATTTTTGATGAGCTTGAAGTCAAATGGAAAGGTGCCtaatcctactgaaggacctgagaaagaaaaccttttttttgtcCCTTCACAAGTTTCAGAAGACATGGCACAACCATCGGTGGGATATGTATATTCCCATGAACCAGAGGCCACCTGCAATGTAACAAAAATCTTTAGAGGGCAAGATGATGGGATGGAAATTACAAAATGTCAGGCATCTGATGTTAAGACTATGTTTTCTGGTATCTGTGAGGCTCCACCAGAGCAATTAATATGTGCAGATGTTACTGAGGCATTTGTAGATGATGGTATGGATATGACAATTAGTCATACcgcaaaaatgtcttttcctttctccagtgCTGAGAATCAAAGTCTAAACTTCAAAAAGGATTTCCCAGCCACAGAATTAGGTAATAATTCTATATTAAAGAGAGCATCTAATCAGCGATTAATTGTTCAGGAGAACCCCCAACTTTGTACAGACAAGAAAACGATAAATGTTGAAAACAGGCTAGATACTACAGCGCTGCAAACTGTTGAACAACAGACCAGAACAATGTCTGTGATTCCAGGATCTATTTTGTCTGACACTGTCTTCCGAGGTGATAAAACTGTTGTTTTTTCTATGTGTGATGACATGGAAATCACTGGGAATTATACAGGTATAATCAATAATGAAAGTATCAAGGAAATTGGCAGTTCATGTAGTAAAACTATTGAAAAAACAGTTAATACAAACTCTTTACTAGTAGAAAACCCACATCCAGCACATGATGATAGGGGCATTACAAAAAGTATTCAATCTTCTATGTCATATAAAAACAGTGCACTTGTACTATCTTCTGGCTCAGatgaaagaactgaaaaagtGACCCAAGATCACAGGACTGCTTCCATGAGTGCTGGTTTTGATTCACATGCAAATTCAGTTTCTACTGGTATTTGTAAGGGTAGACTTCAGCACAGACTAGCAAACTCTCTACTTGTTTCTTTGCCAGGTGAGAAGACAGTAATATTCTCAGGAGAAGATAGGGACTTGACTAAAACTTATGTTGTCAAGGATGAAAGGAAGAACATAGAAAATGAATTTCCTGCTGGTGTGTCCACCTCTGTCACCTGCGAACCTCACTTTCTTGGTATCAAATCTACCTCTCCCAATTTAAATGACcaggaagaaatggaaataaCTAAATGCCAGGCTGTCGTCATGGACAATCAAAGCATTGGGATAACAGCAGACGCAAAACAAATGCATTGTAAAATAATTCCATgtaaaaatgagaacaagaatgtCAGTGAAGTTGCAAGTTCTTTAGATATGGACAAGGAAAATCTTGAGGTGATGGATATTGATGTGAATATTAAAAGTCGCCATTCTATAGAAATGAATACTAAAGATCTTGAGGTGACAGTAGTCAATAAGAAGCTTGGAAAAACAAACTTTCAGGCAAGTGGTCTGAGTTCCAGTGCAAAGAATGTATGTTCATTACAAGAGCAAAAGAAGGAAGTCCCTAAGAACATTGTCACTAACAACTGTGCATTCGTGTCTTTGCAAAGACAAAACATTGAGGTATCTCAGTCTTTGCAAAAAAACCTTTTGAATGCTTCACTTTCCTGCCCAAATGACAAAACAGACATGTTGTCAGATGATCAAAACATGGACATAACCAAAACCCATACTGCTGCCCTTGATGTTGCTCCTGTTAATATGGTGCTAGACTATGAGAATAATCATAATCAAAGTAATGTAATATCTAAACCGCTGCAAACCAAGACCTTCCTCTTCTCTGGTGGTTCTGATGCAGATATCACTGTAAGTCAGACTGCAGCAATAGAATGTGGGGATTTCAAAATGAACTCAAATAAACCAACTGTTGTTCCTTTTGCTCCAGATGATTCTTTTATTTCCAGTAATGAGCCTGTTCCTTCTGGAATTAAAGGAAATGAACAACTTGGAAAAATATTAggaatgaacacaaattaccaaAACTCTGACAGGCAAGGGAAAACCAATACTATGGAGGGAGTAAACAAAGTACTGCCAAGTGAAGTAGATTCTCGGAGAGATTTTTTGACCAGTAAAACAGTTTCTTCAAAAGAAGATTTAAAAGATCCTCACTCAGTTGATAGGCTGCGCCTGACATGTACTGAAGAGCCAGTACTAGCCAATACAACTGAACCACCTAAGGGAAATTCCCAGTTGCCTTTGTTTTTGGAAAAGTCAGTTGCACTTTCCTCTGGTGAAAACATGGATTTGACTGAAAACTGTTCAGTAAAGGTTCCTGATCAAAGCATCAATACTGTTCTaccagaaagaaaagcagtacCCAAACATGTGGTtcaagatgaaaataaaacattgtccTTAAAAAAAGAGGACATGATGAATGTAAATAGTCAGGAGCAGTCTGGGTGCAACGTGTACTCCTTGGTGTCTGTCAAGAAAATGTTAACAGTGACTGGCTCACAGCATTTGTCTCGTTTGGGTGAGAAAACTACCGTATTTTCAGATGATGCTGATATGGACATCACCAGAAGTCATACAGCTGCAGCAgtcaataaaataattttacagcCTAAAAGTTCAAACAGTGACATAACCTTAATTCCTGAAGATAAAACTTGTGTTTTTACATACAGTGATGACATGGAAATAACTAGACTTGATACTGTTGTAGTTGATAAATCTATGGAAAAGGCTGCATCTTGTGGGATGTTAAACATAGCTAATAGGACTGGAAGAAAAAGCTTGAAGGGAACAACAGGTGAAAAgactgttttattttcactgagtGACGAGAAGAATGACATGGAGCTCACACAGAGCCATACAGCTGCAATAGGCCATGAAATTGTCTCGCAAGATAAAGTAGCACTTTTTTCTCTGTCTTCGTTTCATCCTGATAAAACTGTTATGTTCACAAGTAACCAGGCTGACATGGAAATGACTGAGTCTTGCTCTGCCGATAAAATTATCCCCAAAGTTCTATGTGATGATAAACTGAACTTGGATAAGGAGGTTGGACAGGAGGCTCTTTCAAGTAGCAAAGCTGCTGTGTTGGTTATGGATGATATGGAAATCACTGAAACCCATGATGCAGCTTTGCAAAAAATTTCTCTGCAAGGTAGGCAGCACAATCAGTCTGTTCCTTTAACTTCCATTGATAAAACAATTATGTTTACAAGTAACCAGACTGACATGGAAATAGCTAAGCAGGTTGTACAGGATGCTGTTTCAAATAGCAAAACAGTTATCTTTACTTTGCCAGAGGATATGGAGATCACTAAAACTCATACAGCTGTATTAAGTGATGAAATTGATCTTCAGGACAGACGGTCCATTCTAGCCATTTCTTCAGTTCCTGCTGATAAAACCATTGTGCTTACACACAGCCAAGGGGATATGGAAATAACTGCATCTCATACTATTGCTCTTAATAACAATATTAAAGAATCCGAGAACCAAGAAGTGTCACGTAAAAGCACTCAGCAACTAGACTTGCATAGTGCATTGTCAGCCTCTTGCAGAGATGAAATGTATTCCCCTTGTATAAAAGACCTGAATGATGAATATCATATAAAATCTAAGGATAAGCCTGACTGTTCTGCTTCATCAGCCTCCGTATTTCCTAGTGAAAAAGAAACTATTAAAGGCCACAGTGATGCAATACCAGATTCTGTTTATGCCGTCTCGCTTCCAGAAGACGCTTTGGATGTCCACGCACCACAAAATCTTGACCTTCTCATGGATAATTCTGTTTCTGTAAACGGTCAAGATCTGGTACATCTAGGAAAACTGAAATCAAAGAGAATGTCTTTCAAGCTTCCAGGTAATGATGTCATGGATTGCAGTGAAGGAAGTGAAGATCTGGTATCTCATGTTTCGCTTCCCATCCAGCAGTCAGATTCTTTGAAAAGTGCTCCTGATGCACTTAGTACTCAAGGAAACAGAGTCTTGAAAGATGATTCATCTAGACATGAATATCTAGCTGCAGATTTAGCCATGGATGGATCAAGAATTGTTTCAGTTTCTAACAACAAATCAAATGAAAATGAGGGGCTATCATCTGAAGGGGAGAAACTTCCAAAAGACTTCCAGGCAAACTCTGAACAAACCAGGCAACATTTGGTCAGTGACATTCCAAGAGATCAAATAGATCCCACTGTTGCACATGAATTATCaggtattttaaatgtttgttcaaaactgaaaaatattagaAGGAAATCTGCAGTTGTCTCTGTTTCTGAAACTACTTCTGTTGACCACTTGCCTAAATTATCAGCTCAGTCAGAGGATACTTTGAGGTTCGGAAAAAATACTGCTAAAGAGCAGAACACATGTCTTGAATCTGGAGCTGCTCCCATACATGCAAACTTAGGTATGACACTTAAGGATAAATATCAAGGAATAAGTGTCCCTCTAGGTATCTTTCTGCCTAAATTGCCAAACAGAAGAAATCCTTCTGTTTCTAGTGTGCAAGACATAAACACAAAATCTCCAGGTAAAGTAGAAGCACCAGTTTCAGAAGTAAGCCCAGACACTGGTGAAACCCCAGATGACAACAATTCTAGTGGGCAGAACCTAAGCCTTTCTCAGTTTATAGCAGAAGAATTTCTTCCTGTCTGCCCAGAAGAAATGGATTCAAATGAATCTGTAAGTTCTGAACTGGAAGGAGACTACAATGagataaacaaaaaagaaatctctcGCAATGAAAGGACTCAATCTGAAAAGACAAAAGCTTGTAACAGTCCAAAAAGAGCTTTGGAACAAGATGAAAAGGATCTTCTGCAGCTAAAGAAGCTCAAAAAGGATGAATGTTTGGATGGTGAGGCCTCCCAAGACTTGCAG GATACCTCTGGCACTGTCTCTCAAAGCCAAGTAGAAATTCATGAAGGTGAAGATCCTCCAAATCAATCAGCTAAAAGCCCTGATTGTACTCAGGCCAACACCAGCAGCTCTCTGGATTCTGTTAAAGCTGACACAGAATTAACTA TTCAGCGAAGCAGTCAGATGGAATCTCAGCTTCTCACAGATAGCATTTGTGAAGATAATTTATGGGAG AAATTTCAGAATGGTGTTATCACAGTTGGGGAGTTTTTTACACTTCTTCAAGTCCATATTCCAATTCAGAAGCCCCGGCAGAGCCATCTTCCAGCCAAT TATGCGGTGAGCACACCACCTACTCCAGAAGACTTGCTTTTCAGCCAATATGTGTATCGCCCCAAGCTGCGTATTTATGAAGAAGATTGCCAGGCCCTTTCTCAGATGATAGATGA ATTAAAACCTTATGCAAGTGTCCAGGATCAACTCCTGGTGAATGTGAATAAGAGTTTGTGGGAAGTGATGAGAACCTGCTCTGATGAAGAG CTGAAGAGCTTTGGAGCAGAATTGAACAAAATGAAATCCTATTTCACCAAGGAGAGTAAAATCCTGGCTCACAATGGGAAAGTGACACTGTATAGCAAATTGTTGCAGAGCTCACAG GAACAATGGGAGAAACTACAGTCAAGAATAGCAAAAATGGATGAAATTCTCGAGGAGGCAGATAGCTGTCTTGCTGCTCTGGAAGCAG ATTCTGGCTGGGAAGAATGTGAAGCAGACTGCAGTGATGAAATGGGAGAATGGGAGTCCAAAGGGAGAAATTTAGAGGAAG AATTGGGAACCCTCAGAGCCCAAGAAGAGGAGCTTCAAAG AGATCTGTCAGATCTGGAGACTCAGAATGAGCAAGTGCTTTCTGATATAAACCatctacagaagaaagaaaaaagttgccaGGAACTCCTGGAGGCATACAA ctTCACTGAGTGGGAAATTAGTGAATGGAGTGAACAGCAGGCAGTCTTTACTTTTCTATATGATTCTATTGAATTCACAGTAGTCTTTGGATCACCAATAG atggTGAAGTTTTCGGTGAAAATCCCTGCAGAAAGATAGTTAGCATGAGCTTTGAATCTCTCTTGGATG aagaaaaagctCCACTTTCCTCATGTTTAGTCCAAAGACTCATCTTCCAGTTTATTGAAAGTCAGGGATGCTGGCAGGAAAGGTGCCCCACGCTACACTACCTGCCCCAG GTGCTTCATGACATCTCTTTGGTTGTGAGTCGTTGTAAGGTCTTAGGAGAGGAGATTGAATTTCTGGAGAGATGGGGTGGAAAATTTAATCTTCTAAAGACGGCTATCAACGACACAAA AGTGAAGCTTTTATTCTCCACTTCCACAGCTTTTGCAAAGTTTGAATTGACCCTGTCTTTGTCCGCCAACTACCCATCTGCTTCACTGCCGTTTACTGTCCAAAACCAAATTGGGAACATTGG AGAGGAGGAAATTTCTGCTGTTCTGTCCAAGGTTCCACTTGGTTACCACTATTTGCGAAGGATGGTCAGCTTGATTCATCATAATCTGCTCCAAGATCCCAGATGA